CGATACGTCATGATAAGATGGTACGCCCGTGTGATCTCCCGGTTCTCCGGTGGCACGGCGGTGGTGATCACCGCGGAACCAGGCAAGCGACAGTTCCAACTGATGCCATTTTCTGAATACGTGTTCTCATCGTCCTCGATGTCGGATTTCCATAACTGGCAGAGTACCCACGAAAACCGTTCATATCCGATTGTCTGACGCACGTCATTAGAGGACCATCTGGTTTTATATGTAGGAATCTGGCAGCGATAGCTGTGAATTCCACTCAATCGGTCAGCCTCAAGATCGTCGAGAAAATTGCCGAACGCGAACAGGTATCACCAGAAGAACTCCAACCACCGATCCACTACGTTATCGATACGGACGCACTCGACTCGCTCTATCAATCGAGTATCGCTGATCGGAGCTCTCCTACAGTCGAGTTCGAATACAAAGGCTATACAGTGGTTGTCGATAGTACCGGAGCTGTGGATGTCAGAGAGCAGGTATCGGAATTTGAACTCGATAAAACGATCGTATGACCCACGCTGGGTGTCGAGACTGAACTTCGATCTTTCGTCCTCAAGCGAGGGTCGACCGCGGTCAGTACCGCTAAAGACGTTACTCATCGGCCTCTCCTCCGTGTCGGCCGGGTGACGTCTCTGGATCTGGAACCGAAACGTCGATGCCAGCTGCAGAGCCCCGACTCGACCGAGCGTAGGTATCGCAATCGCCACGGCGGTAGGCCCGATCGTCGTCGTCACCGAAGACGCGACGGAACCCATCCGTGACGTGGACACCGCAGTGGTTACACGTCGAGTTGTCGACCGACGGCCACGGTGCAACCGTCACGCCAACCACTTCCAGAAAGCGATTGCTAAGTAGTGTGAGAGCGCCCGAGGCAAAGCGGCAAAAACGCCTGCTTTGCTTGTATACCGTATGGGATCGCCCGGATTTGAACCGGGGTCACGGGCACCCAAGGCCCGAAGTATACCAAGCTAACCCACGATCCCGTATCACCCCCTACCGGTCGCACGTCATAAAGGGTTTCGTTACGGTCCGAACCGTTTTGCCTGCCGCTGTGGTAGCGCCGGCCATGACAGGCCTCGAGCTCCTGGTTTTGGTCCTCGTCCTCGTACTCGTCCTCGCTGCGGCACGGATCGTGCGGGCGATCAGCCCGTTCATCGTCAACGCGGTGGTCGGACTCCTGGTGTTGTACCTCGCACAGGCGCTCTTCGGTTTCGCGGTGGCAGTGACGCCGGTAACGATCGCGATCGTCGCCGTCGGTGGCGTTCCGGGGTCGCTGCTCGTCCTCGCGCTATCGTTTTTCGGCGTCGGATTCGTCCCCTGAGTCCGTCGAACGACCGGCTCACTTTCCGAGCATCTGTGCGATCTCCTCGTCGGTCGCTTCGGTGACCGAGTCCGGATCGGGCGTCAGGTCCACGGCCGACTCGTCTTCCCACTCGGCCAGTAGCGACGCGACCTCGTCGTCGGTCGCTTCCGGGAGGGAATCGTCGGCGTCGTCGGCGACGACGACGCTGTCGAAGATCGTGCCGAACGTTGAGACGACCCGATCCTCGTGGCGGTTCGGATCGAAGTGACAGTGTGCGTAGGCGTCGACGCTCGAGAGCCGGTTCGTGAGGACGTGTGTGAACTGGAAGACGTCCTTGGGTGAGGCGTGTCGGAGGAGGGCATCGAGGGAGTCGAAACAGACCGTAATCTCCTCGTCGTTCTCGGCCCAGTGTTTACAGAATCGACTGACTGCGACGCCGATTTCCGAGAGGTCGGTCGGATCGGTTACCGTGTCGGAGACGACCGGCTCGGTGAAATCCGGGACTGACTCGGCGCTGTCGTCGGTCAGTACGTTCCCGACGGTGAGCAGTCCGAGTTTGCGGTCGACCGTTTCTTCGTCCGGATACGCCGGCACTTCGTCGTCGAACGTCACCGTGAGATGGGCCGTGCCGCCGTCGTCGTGACACAACGCTTCGCAGGCGTCCGGCTCGTCGTGTCTCGAGTGGACGAGCAAGACGTTCGCCGGTGGATCGATCGCGGCTGGCGTAGTCGGTTCCATGGTGACAGTGGTGGGGTCGTACCCCGTCGTTGACCACTGATTGTTTCCTCTCGTTCTTTACCGTTCCGGCCGGCGACAGGTCCGAAAAACGATTTCGGCCGGGCCACGGCTGGGATCGGACGGACTCGTTATCCTCGAACGCGACGGCTAGAGGTCCGTATCGCGAAGTTCGAGGTCCGCGACGAGCTCGTAGGGGTGGGCGTCCTTGCGGATGCCGTCGAGGAGCATGAACGCCTGGCCGGGCTCCAAGAAGTGTTCGGTGACGACCTGCCCCAGCGGCGTGGGTTCGAAGCCGTCGATGAAGTCGTACTGGAGGAGTTTCCCGATGGCGTGTTTGGTGGGAACTTCACCGAGCATGCGGTCGTTGAGTGCTTTCGCTGCCTTTCCGCCGACCGTGATGTTCGCGAGGGTTTCTTCGACGGCGGCGGCCTCGTCGTAGTGGGTCATGACCGACTCCATCTCGCCTTTGAGGAGCTTGAACGCGACCTCGTCTTCGGTGCCCTCCATGGAGTTGTGGTAGACGGTGTCCGGTTCGACGAGGACGTACACTGTGCCCTTGTCGTGGTAGTCGGGCCGTCCCGCGCGGCCGAGCATCTGGTGGAACTCCTGGACCGAGAGCCACTCGATGCCCATCGCAAGCGAGTCGAAGATCACCTGCGAGGCGGGGAAGTCGACCCCCGCGGCCAGCGCGGCGGTCGTGACGACCGCCGACAGCTCCTGTTCGCCGAACTTGCGTTCGACCTCCTTCCGGCGCTTGTAGTCGAGGCCGGCGTGGTAGGGGGCGGCCGAGTAGTCGAGTTTCCGTGAGATCTCGTGACAGCGCCGCCGGGAGTTGGTGAAGATGATCGTCTGCCCGCGATACCCCTTCGAGGACTCGGTATCGAACTCGCGTCTGACCAGTTTGTTCTCGACTCGAACCTTCTCCTGACCGTCCGCGAAGGTGACGTGGCGCTCGATCGGCACCGGCCGCTCCTCGAACTCGATGAGCGTCGCCTCGAGCGCTTCCGTGAGTTGTTCGGGGTTGCCGACGGTCGCCGAGAGGTAGACCCACTGCGCGCCGCCGTAGTCGTCCCGTCGCTTCGCCCGCTGCTCGCACGTGTATTTGAGCCGCGAAATCAGGCCGTCGAGTCGGTGGCCCCGATCCTCTTCCTTGAGGGTGTGGACCTCGTCGATGACGACGGTTCCGATGTCGCCCATGTCCTTGCCCGTTCGCAGGGCGTGGTCGATCCCCTCGTAGGTGCCGACGATGACGTCCGCGTTGGGGTCGAACCGCTCGCCCTCGTCGGCGACGCGGCTCGCACCCACGCGGATCGAGACGTCGACGAGGTGGCCGTACTCGTCCTGAAAGTCCTCGTACTTCTGGTTCGCCAGCGCTACGAGGGGAACGAGAAAGAGCATCGTTCCCTTGTTGTTCAACACGCGATTGATCCCCGCGAGCTCGCCGACCAGGGTCTTCCCGGTCGCCGTCGCGGAGACGACGAGCTGGTCGTCGCCGTCGAACAATCCGTGTTCGACGGAGAGGCTCTGGACCGGCAGCAGTGTATCGAACCGATCCTCGAGCAGGTCCTGTAACCCGGGATGCAGGTTCAGCGAGTCGGTCCGAACGGGATCGACCTCGTCGGTCGTCGCCGAGATGGTATCGAACTTCGTCAGATCGGGATCGAGCTGGCCCTTGAGCAGGTTGACGATTCGCTCGAGGTCCTGGACCTCCATCATGAGGTCCTCGAGTCGGTCTTTCGCGGCACCCGACACCTCGCCGCCGCCGGAAAAGGACAGCTGGCGCTCGAGTTCCTGGCGAGCGCAGTCCCGACAGATCCAGTCGTCGTCGTCCTTGACCGCGGTATCGGTCGTAATTGGCGAGTATCGCCCCGCAGCGGCGCAGTAGCGGCAGGTCCGGACGGTCTTGACTTTGTCCTCGAGCTGGTAGCCTGCGAGCATCTCCCGCAGGTCTCGCCGCCCCGCGGACGAGGTCTGCTCGGAGATGCGGATACGCTTCGCTCGGCGGGCGAGCTCGATGAATTCGTCGGGCTGGCGCGGTTCTTCGCTCGAGCCCTCTTTCAGCCGGAACTTCGCGGGCCGGGGGCCGGCCGAGGTCTCGGAAAGCCCGAGTTTCGCCCGGAACAGCCGTTTGCCGTCACGTTCGACGACGATCAGATAGTCGTCGCCCGTCTCGTGACAGAAGATCGTTTCGACCTGCTGGACCTGCTTCGACACGATACCCGATAGACGGGTGGCGTACTTGAGCGATTCGGACTCGGCCGTCTGTCGCGAACGATCGGAGACGACGGTCGAACAGTTAGAAGTCGCCGTTGACGATGTCCCCGACCTGCTGGGGATCGTACAGCTTCTCGTCGACGTCGTAGAGCTGTTCGGCCGCGCGCTGCGTGACGACGAGGTTCGTGATCGGCCCCTGATAGAGCGGGCCGCCACGGTAGACGTCGTCGTTCTGGACCGCAGTCAGCTCGCGGGCAGTGTCGTCGTCTTCCATCTGCGAAACGATCTCGTCCTGGAACTCCGCGGCGGTTTTGGCTTCCTGACCGCGGAACA
This portion of the Natrinema salinisoli genome encodes:
- a CDS encoding HalOD1 output domain-containing protein, translated to MNSTQSVSLKIVEKIAEREQVSPEELQPPIHYVIDTDALDSLYQSSIADRSSPTVEFEYKGYTVVVDSTGAVDVREQVSEFELDKTIV
- a CDS encoding DUF7563 family protein; this translates as MVGVTVAPWPSVDNSTCNHCGVHVTDGFRRVFGDDDDRAYRRGDCDTYARSSRGSAAGIDVSVPDPETSPGRHGGEADE
- a CDS encoding pro-sigmaK processing inhibitor BofA family protein, whose product is MTGLELLVLVLVLVLVLAAARIVRAISPFIVNAVVGLLVLYLAQALFGFAVAVTPVTIAIVAVGGVPGSLLVLALSFFGVGFVP
- a CDS encoding DUF7504 family protein, which gives rise to MEPTTPAAIDPPANVLLVHSRHDEPDACEALCHDDGGTAHLTVTFDDEVPAYPDEETVDRKLGLLTVGNVLTDDSAESVPDFTEPVVSDTVTDPTDLSEIGVAVSRFCKHWAENDEEITVCFDSLDALLRHASPKDVFQFTHVLTNRLSSVDAYAHCHFDPNRHEDRVVSTFGTIFDSVVVADDADDSLPEATDDEVASLLAEWEDESAVDLTPDPDSVTEATDEEIAQMLGK
- a CDS encoding DEAD/DEAH box helicase; this encodes MSKQVQQVETIFCHETGDDYLIVVERDGKRLFRAKLGLSETSAGPRPAKFRLKEGSSEEPRQPDEFIELARRAKRIRISEQTSSAGRRDLREMLAGYQLEDKVKTVRTCRYCAAAGRYSPITTDTAVKDDDDWICRDCARQELERQLSFSGGGEVSGAAKDRLEDLMMEVQDLERIVNLLKGQLDPDLTKFDTISATTDEVDPVRTDSLNLHPGLQDLLEDRFDTLLPVQSLSVEHGLFDGDDQLVVSATATGKTLVGELAGINRVLNNKGTMLFLVPLVALANQKYEDFQDEYGHLVDVSIRVGASRVADEGERFDPNADVIVGTYEGIDHALRTGKDMGDIGTVVIDEVHTLKEEDRGHRLDGLISRLKYTCEQRAKRRDDYGGAQWVYLSATVGNPEQLTEALEATLIEFEERPVPIERHVTFADGQEKVRVENKLVRREFDTESSKGYRGQTIIFTNSRRRCHEISRKLDYSAAPYHAGLDYKRRKEVERKFGEQELSAVVTTAALAAGVDFPASQVIFDSLAMGIEWLSVQEFHQMLGRAGRPDYHDKGTVYVLVEPDTVYHNSMEGTEDEVAFKLLKGEMESVMTHYDEAAAVEETLANITVGGKAAKALNDRMLGEVPTKHAIGKLLQYDFIDGFEPTPLGQVVTEHFLEPGQAFMLLDGIRKDAHPYELVADLELRDTDL